From one Solanum lycopersicum chromosome 12, SLM_r2.1 genomic stretch:
- the LOC101251855 gene encoding UDP-glucuronate 4-epimerase 1 — translation MRGLEEEFIPSTPGKFKDKTYYSGNRQFHRCFASTSTMFLWALFLLALTASYLSFQSFINSGTRYLSSTWGSLHWEKQVRDSAQIHRVNGMSVLVTGAAGFVGSHVSIALKKRGDGVVGIDNFNNYYDPSLKKARKDLLNLQNVYLIEGDINDVHLISKLFDIVAFTHVMHLAAQAGVRYAMENPKSYVHSNIAGLVTLLEACKNANPQPAIVWASSSSVYGLNEKVPFSESDRTDQPASLYAATKKAGEEITHTYNHIYGLSITGLRFFTVYGPWGRPDMAYFSFTRNILRGKPITVYRGKNRVDLARDFTYIDDIVKGCVGSLDTAGKSTGSGGKKRGPAMFRIFNLGNTSPVTVPMMVAMLEKHLKVKAKKHVLDMPGNGDVPFTHANISLAQKELGYKPTTNLQTGLGKFVRWYLSYYGYNQEKFIKD, via the coding sequence atgagaggaTTAGAAGAAGAATTTATTCCATCAACACCAGGAAAATTCAAAGACAAAACGTATTACTCCGGCAACCGGCAATTCCACCGGTGTTTCGCTTCAACGAGTACAATGTTTTTATGGGCATTGTTTTTATTAGCTTTAACGGCGTCGTATTTGAGTTTTCAATCCTTCATAAATTCCGGTACCCGGTATCTCTCCTCCACATGGGGTAGTCTTCATTGGGAGAAACAAGTTCGTGATTCCGCCCAAATCCACCGTGTTAACGGCATGTCCGTACTCGTCACCGGTGCCGCCGGTTTCGTCGGATCTCACGTTTCAATCGCGTTGAAAAAACGTGGAGACGGTGTCGTCGGAATTGATAATTTCAACAATTACTATGACCCTTCGTTGAAAAAAGCTCGAAAAGATCTGTTGAATTTGCAAAATGTTTACCTCATTGAAGGAGATATTAACGATGTGCATCTGATATCAAAGCTATTCGATATCGTAGCGTTTACGCATGTAATGCATTTAGCTGCACAGGCCGGTGTTCGTTACGCCATGGAAAATCCCAAATCTTATGTTCATAGTAATATCGCTGGGCTTGTTACTCTTCTCGAAGCTTGTAAAAATGCAAATCCTCAACCCGCCATTGTTTGGGCAAGCTCGAGCTCAGTTTACGGGTTAAACGAAAAGGTACCGTTTTCCGAATCGGATCGAACGGATCAACCCGCTTCGTTATATGCAGCAACGAAGAAAGCTGGTGAAGAAATTACACATACTTATAATCACATTTACGGGTTATCAATAACCGGGTTGAGGTTTTTTACTGTTTACGGACCATGGGGAAGACCCGACATGgcttatttttcatttacccGGAATATCTTACGAGGTAAACCAATAACAGTTTATCGAGGTAAGAATCGAGTTGATTTAGCACGTGATTTTACGTACATCGATGATATCGTGAAAGGGTGTGTTGGGTCACTTGATACAGCAGGGAAGAGTACCGGGTCGGGTGGGAAAAAACGGGGCCCGGCTATGTTTCGGATATTTAATTTGGGTAATACTTCGCCCGTTACGGTACCGATGATGGTTGCGATGTTAGAGAAGCATTTGAAAGTAAAAGCTAAAAAACATGTATTGGATATGCCTGGAAACGGCGACGTTCCGTTTACCCATGCGAATATTAGTTTGGCCCAAAAGGAACTCGGGTATAAACCAACAACCAACTTGCAAACCGGGTTGGGAAAATTCGTTAGGTGGTATCTCTCCTATTATGGTTATAATCAAGAAAAGTTTataaaagattaa
- the LOC101252152 gene encoding uncharacterized protein: protein MARVKALGFLALLVLSTLVMVSEGRVARKDLGLDLGGGVGVGVGAGVGLGLGGGSGSGSGAGAGSGSGSGSRSSSSSSSSSSSGSTSSGNGGAGSEAGSYAGSRAGSGSGNRGGSSEAGSEAGSYAGSRAGSGSGN, encoded by the coding sequence ATGGCTAGGGTTAAGGCTTTAGGCTTTCTTGCTTTGCTTGTTTTGTCAACTCTTGTTATGGTCTCAGAGGGTCGGGTGGCACGTAAAGATTTGGGCCTAGATCTGGGTGGTGGTGTAGGAGTGGGTGTCGGTGCTGGGGTAGGGTTGGGCTTAGGAGGTGGAAGTGGTTCAGGGTCCGGTGCAGGAGCAGGTTCAGGTTCAGGTTCAGgatcaagatcaagttcaagttcTAGTTCAAGCTCAAGCTCAGGCTCAACTTCCTCAGGTAATGGTGGTGCAGGTTCAGAAGCAGGCTCATACGCTGGATCAAGAGCTGGTTCTGGTTCTGGTAATCGAGGTGGATCAAGTGAGGCAGGCTCAGAAGCAGGCTCATATGCTGGATCAAGAGCTGGTTCTGGTTCTGGTAATTAA
- the LOC101267219 gene encoding GDSL esterase/lipase At2g31540-like, with product MAFKTFFFFFMILCYCNIIVTSQANTNIPKFTSILVFGDSSVDTGNNNHIDTIAKGNHLPYGQDFTNHIPTGRFSNGKLVPDMLSISLGLKKNGVPPYLQRDLSKDDLLSGVCFASGGTGFDELTSKISGVISMKEELEYFKEYLSNIKDIVGGNSSEVERIVNGALVILSAGTNDLIFNFYNLPNRRLQFSLNGYQDFLLHKVQRFIKELYYLGCRNIIVNGLPPIGCLPMQITAKSPFFRSCINEENSDAEIYNQKLQDLLIQLQSHLPGSKILYADTYNLISELIHNPRLHGFKETKVGCCGTGLLEAGPFCTELSYVCSNPSRFVFFDSIHPSESTYDKAAQYLIDEILPKFGEN from the exons ATGgcatttaaaactttcttcttctttttcatgaTATTATGTTATTGTAACATAATAGTAACTAGCCAAGCCAATACTAATATTCCAAAATTCACATCCATTTTAGTATTTGGTGATTCATCAGTTGACACTGGAAACAATAACCATATTGATACTATAGCCAAAGGCAATCATTTACCATATGGTCAAGATTTCACTAACCATATCCCAACAGGAAGATTTTCTAATGGAAAATTAGTCCCAGACATGTTGTCCATTTCATTAGGTCtaaaaaaaaatggtgttcCTCCTTATTTACAACGCGATTTGTCGAAAGACGATTTGCTTAGTGGAGTTTGTTTTGCATCAGGAGGAACAGGATTTGATGAACTAACAAGTAAAATTTCTGGAGTTATATCTATGAAGGAAGAGTTAGAATATTTTAAGGAGTATTTGAGTAATATTAAAGATATTGTTGGAGGAAATAGTAGTGAAGTTGAAAGAATTGTGAATGGGGCTTTGGTTATTCTTAGTGCTGGGACTAatgatttgatatttaatttctATAATTTACCTAATAGAAGACTTCAATTCTCATTGAATGGCTACCAAGATTTTCTACTTCACAAAGTCCAACGTTTTATCAAG gaGTTATATTATCTTGGATGTCGTAATATTATAGTAAATGGATTGCCACCAATTGGTTGTCTTCCAATGCAAATTACAGCAAAATCTCCATTTTTTAGAAGTTGCATAAATGAAGAGAATTCTGATGCTGAAATTTATAACCAAAAACTTCAGGATTTATTAATTCAATTGCAATCACATCTTCCTGGAAGCAAAATATTATATGCTGACACATATAATTTGATATCTGAACTTATCCACAACCCTCGATTACATG GATTTAAGGAAACAAAGGTAGGGTGTTGTGGAACTGGATTACTTGAAGCAGGACCTTTTTGCACCGAGCTATCTTACGTATGTTCAAATCCATCACGATTCGTATTTTTTGATAGTATTCATCCAAGTGAATCTACTTATGACAAGGCTGCTCAATACTTAATCGACGAAATCCTCCctaaatttggagaaaattag
- the LOC101252464 gene encoding tetraspanin-8 has product MLRLSNNLVGIVNIITFIISIPILGGGIWLSKQANTECERFLEKPIIALGIFVMLISLAGLIGSCCRVSFFLWIYLVIMFLLIILIFCFTIFAFVVTNKGAGHVLSDRGYKEYRLGDYSNWLQKRVNNHWGKIESCLKDTKICKTLMDHNGDVDNKVEEFYKKHLSALQSGCCKPSNDCNFTYVSPTNWTKSSTSSSFTNPDCNLWSNDPNVLCYSCESCKAGLLDNIKSDWKRVAVLNIIFLVFLILVYSVGCCAFRNNRRLDSYKRYP; this is encoded by the exons atgttgCGTTTGAGTAACAATTTAGTTGgaattgttaacataataacatttattatttcaattccAATTCTAGGTGGAGGAATTTGGTTATCAAAACAAGCAAATACAGAATGTGAAAGATTTCTTGAAAAACCAATTATAGCACTTGGAATATTTGTTATGTTAATTTCATTAGCTGGTTTAATTGGTTCATGTTGTagagtttcattttttttatggatttatcttgttataatgtttttattaattattttgattttttgttttacaaTTTTTGCATTTGTTGTTACTAATAAAGGGGCTGGTCATGTTTTATCTGATAGAGGGTATAAAGAATATAGGCTTGGTGATTATTCTAATTGGTTACAAAAAAGAGTTAATAATCATTGGGGTAAAATTGAGAGCTGTTTGAAGGATACTAAAATATGCAAAACATTGATGGATCATAATGGTGATGTGGATAATAAAGTTGAAGAGTTTTACAAAAAACATCTATCTGCTCTTCag TCTGGTTGCTGCAAACCATCAAACGACTGCAACTTCACCTACGTGAGCCCGACTAACTGGACCAAGAGTTCAACGTCATCATCCTTCACCAATCCTGACTGTAACCTATGGAGCAACGATCCGAATGTGTTGTGTTACAGCTGTGAATCTTGCAAAGCAGGGCTGTTAGACAATATCAAGAGTGACTGGAAAAGAGTGGCTGTACTCAATATCATATTCCTTGTTTTCCTCATTCTTGTTTACTCTGTTGGATGTTGTGCTTTTAGAAACAATAGGCGTCTTGATTCATATAAGCGTTATCCTTAA
- the LOC101250870 gene encoding very-long-chain aldehyde decarbonylase CER3-like: MPLFVNRKQFSYFLPFAKNGINNQIEQAILRANKLGVKVISLAALNKNEGLNGGGILFINKYPNLKVRVVHGNTLTAGVIVNQITKHDVNEVFLSGAIALYLCTKQVRVLMSTSSSERFQKILKEAPYEYQKYLVHVTKYQAAKNCKTCIVGKWITPREQKFAPVGAHFHQFVVPPILPYRNDCTYGDLAAMRLPPHVKGLGSCEYTMERGVVHACHAGGVVHSLEGWTHHEVGAIDVQRIDLVWEAA, translated from the exons ATGCCATTATTTGTTAACAGAAAACAATTCTCATATTTTTTACCATTTGCAAAAAATGGTATTAATAACCAAATAGAACAAGCAATACTTAGAGCAAATAAATTAGGTGTTAAAGTAATTAGTCTTGCAGCATTAAACAAAAATGAAGGATTAAATGGAGGtggaatattatttattaataaatatccTAATCTTAAAGTAAGAGTTGTACATGGAAATACATTAACAGCAGGAGTTATCgttaatcaaattactaaacatGATGTTAATGAAGTTTTTTTGAGTGGAGCTATTGCTCTTTACCTATGTACTAAACAAGTTCGTGTTCTT atgTCAACTTCATCTAGTGAAAGATTTCAAAAGATACTTAAGGAAGCTCCATATGAATATCAAAAATACCTTGTTCATGTCACAAAGTATCAAGCAGCTAAAAATTGCAAG ACATGTATAGTTGGAAAATGGATAACACCAAGAGAGCAAAAGTTTGCTCCTGTTGGTGCACATTTTCATCAATTTGTGGTACCTCCTATTTTGCCCTATAGAAATGATTGTACATATGGTGATCTTGCTGCCATGAGATTACCTCCTCATGTTAAAGGACTTGGATCATGTGAG TATACAATGGAAAGAGGAGTTGTACATGCATGTCATGCAGGAGGAGTTGTACATTCATTGGAAGGATGGACTCACCATGAAGTTGGGGCTATTGATGTACAAAGAATTGATTTAGTTTGGGAGGCTGCTTAA